CCCGCAAGGCATCGAAGGAGGTGCAGGCGATGCTTTCTAAGTCTCCCTCTTGGTTCGTCCGGTCCGGTCCGCCCCCGGGCAGAGGTGGGTCACCGCGTCGCTTTGTGGCCGTCCTGCTCGGGGATCCGCGTCTGCCGGACGAAACAAAACTCGGCGGCATCTTCGACGACGACGATTTCGAGGTGCTGGAGCGCCTGCGCGCAGCACTGAGCGAACTGGATCTGTACGAATTTATGTATCTGGACGAGCATGATCGCCTTCTCGAGAATCTCCGGATCTTCGGCCCGAGTGTAGACCTTGTTTTCAACCTGTGCGACGAGGGCCTCCGCAACGTTCCGAGGCAAGAGTTGCATGTACCGGCGGTTTTGGAGTTGCTCAACCTCTCATACACGGGAGCCGGGCCCCAGTGTCTAGCACACTGCTACGACAAGTCGATTGTCCGAGGCGTCGCCTCCGAGATGGGCATCCGGGTAGCTCGAGGCTTCTACCTTTCTTCGGAGGCCGTCCTGCAGACCGTTCTACGCGCTGCGGATACAGATCTATCATACCCGGTCATCGTGAAGCCGAACGCGGCGGACAACAGTATGGGCATGACGAATCGATGCATAGCCCGAAATCGCGACGAGCTTCGCGCCGCCGTTGCGTCGGTTTGGGACCAGGTAGGAAACACGCGACCGCTACTGATCGAGGAGTTTCTCACCGGCGCTGATCTCACCTACGGGGTCATCGGAAACCCGGCGAGTGGGTTCTTGTCGCTCCCCATCAGCCAAGACGATTACAGCAGTCTCCCTGAAGGATCACCCCCCTTCAGCGGGTATGAAGCGAAATGGGTACCTGAATCTCCCTATTGGACGGACGTGACCGCTGTGCCCGCTCAGCTTCCCGAGGCGGTCGCGGGCCGGATTCGGCGGGACAGCCATCGCCTCTTCGCCCGGCTCGAGTGCCGCGACTACGCGCGATTCGACTGGCGGCTCGACGCACGGGGCATCCCTCACCTTCTGGAGGTTAATCCGAATCCGGGCTGGTCGTGGGATAGTCACCTCGTTGAAGCAGCAGCCTTTGCGGGGATGTCGTATGCGAGCGTTTTAGCGTCCATCCTCGAAGCAGCCTATCAGCGGTTGTCTGTCCGAACGGAGTAGTCGAACGGAAAAGACGCGCGCTTCGTGCGGCGATCGAACAGGGCGGGGCCGACTTCGAGGATGCATATCTGACTGCCTCAGGCGTGGAGGCGGGGCCGATATCGTGGTGACGCGAAACGAATCTGCTTTTGCCAGCGGGCCGCTCTGTCCGCAGCATCCACGGGACCTGGTTTCGGCTTTGAGGGAGGAGGGCAGGTGAGTGTTAGCGGGTACCATCTCCCGCCATTCTGTTACCGGGAGACGCGAAGGATCGGCTCAATGGCTTTAAGCGTCAGCTCCCGAGTAGATACAGAGTCAAAGAATTGGTGCACCGCCCGACAATAGGCTTCCCTGGTAGTCTTGTCGTGCTATCTCCGCCGTAAAGATCTTGATGACCCGACGACGGGCGTGCTTACCAGGGTCTGCGAGACAGGACGCAACGTTGACCGGTGCAGCGGCACGAGATCGGGCCTCACGAGGCTGAATGTGGGTGTTGAGGAGGTAGATATCCGGGGCAGAACGCATTTCCAGTGGCAAAGTGGGCCTCGATGATTATATTTCCTGCCGTGAGATTGGAGTCGAACGTAATCATGCCGCTCATCAGCGCCACGGGAGTGTGCGTCGGTTATGTTCTGACGTGGGGCTAACTTGCGTGTGTAACCCCACGTGGTTCGCATCACGCCGGACTTCGATTCGAAGCAATTAGCTTTGATTGCGAGACGATCACGCGCACAACGCCCGCCCCCGAACATTTATACGACAGACCGTGAAATCATCCGTACTGGCTACAATCCTTCTCTTGGTGTTCGCGCTCGACCCGACGGCGAGCCAGGCCCAGAATACAAACAGCGACTATGCATACGTAGCAAAAGAGCTCTCCGATATCGTCTCGGGCACCGTAGGAAGCGGATCCGGGGACTATCAGGTCTCGGAGAGTCGGATCGGGAAGAACAAACTCAGCTACGAACGTCCGTTCTACGGCGGGAATACGTATTACATCCACTCGATTGCCTCGGAGCAGGCGTCGGTCGTGAAGATGACGATCACGTGCAACAATTACAGGGTGTTAGACGAGTTCAGGTCTAGCAACGCCGTCGGTGCTTCATTTGAACCTCCGCACGGCACGCAAACATGCACGATCGAAACATTTGTCTCAAACACCACGACGCCCAATACATCGCATTTCATCGGCATGGCGATCATGTTCAGCAAGCAGAAGTAGGGATCGCGACAAGACGCAGAACGGCTGGACGCATCACTCGGACTTCCGTGCATGCTTCTCTAACCCAAGATAGAAACCTCGACAAGGGGAACTTCCCCGGAAAAACTAGACTCGTATAGTGCCTACAACGAGAGGACGCGCCGAGTAGAGGAGGGCACCATGTCAGAAACGAGCGAGCGGGTCGTGGACGCCCGGGGTGACGGCGTGTCGCATCTGCGCCGGTATCGTATCTACAACGGAATAGGGGTGCGCTGACGGTCGCAATGAGCAGTCTCCTCACCACGTACGGGCGTTCTGAACTGGAGCTGCCATTCGAACTGGTTGTGCTTCCTAGTTTGCCCAAAGAGCGAAATTAGACGGTGAGATGGCAAGGCTAGAGAGTTGTACACTGCGGTTGTGCACCGCTCTTTTTTTAGCGTTTACAATCAAGCCGCGCCGACCCTCTACTTTTGACTGGTTGAATTATGGGGGCAACCTCTCTAACTCTGTACGCCCGGTTGGGTCAGATAATGGGGAAGCCTACAATTGCACAGAGGGTTCGTCAGCGTCGCGATGTCACAGCGTCACCGACAGTCCGGCGCGGGTTTGCCGGCCCGGACCGGGAAGGCCAAGCTGGAGGTAGGTGGCGTCGTCGGTCAGATTGTCGACGCGGATGAAGAGCTCGCTGGACCACGCGGCGCCGATGGATAGGTCGTAAGCGGCTCGGAGATCTACGATCCACGCACGGGGCAGTCGAGTGAAGGTGTTCGCCTCGGTACGGGCGTACGTACCGCCGGTGTGGTGAAGCTGGCCGGTGAACGTTAACTTGCCGGGCGTCCACGTGGCAGTGCCGGTCCCGACCCAGGCCGGCTTCTCGTCCAGCTTCTGTGCGTCGCCGCCGTCGGGAAGGCCCCGAGGTCGCGACCACGTCAGGTGGCCATCGAGTGTGAGCGCGTCCACCGGGCGTACCGCGCCCGTCACCTCTACGCCCACCACCCGGCTGCCCCCCAGGTTGATGCGCTGCTCTCGTCCCGCGTTGGGGCCGCTCTGGAACGTGCGCTGATCGATCGCATCGGTGGTGCGGCTAAGAAAGAGAGTGGCCCCGCCCTGCACGCGCCCAGTTTGCCGCTGAACGCCGGCTTCGGCGATCCAGGCGGTGACGGGGGAGAGGTTCGGGTTGGGAACGAACTTTCCAAGGGCCGCGCCGAAGAGCTCCCGCATGGTCGGGAAGCGAGTCTTGCGCCCTGCGGTCGTCCGAACTGTCCATCCGGTGCTCCATGTGGCCGTCAGCCCGAGTGTCGCGTTGACTGCCGAAAACGCCCCCCGCGCTGGAAAGGGCCCCGTCGTCGGCGTTGCCGTGCCGTCCCAACTGATGCCCCCGGATGCCGTCAGAAGGTCGGTGAGCTCAAGGTCGCCTTCCAGACCGACGTTGTATAGGCGCTGTCCAAAGATCTCAACGGAGTCGGCTTCGGCGCCCTGTGGGCCGTACGGCACGATGGCCTGCCGGTGCTGCGTGCGAAGGAACGTGCCAAAGGCGGTGAGGCTGCCGGTTTCTCCCTGGCGCGTCAGCAAGAGCCGCGTTCCGCCGGTCCAGTCGCGGTCGTTCTGGGTTTCGGTAAGCGCGTCGTACGCCACGCTTTGGTACTGGTAGATGTCCTGCTCGAAGCGGCTTCCCCACAATGCTCCGCGTAGCACGATTTGTTCACCCAGAGGTGCACGTCCGCTTGCCATGAGCATGGATTTTTTCCAGGTCGGGTAACGCCAGTAGCGAACGCGCGCCTCGGCAGGATCCACGTGACTTTCCGGCGCCACGCCCTGACTTGCATCTACGTGGAGCGCGGACACCCCCACCTGCGCCTTCCCATCAAACCGGTAACTCCCCCGAACGAAGGCGCTCGTGAGCGTGCGATCGGTGTTGACACGTCGGTCGGCGTCCGGCTGGCTGAAAGGAAGATCCGCTTCGTCCGGCACCGGCTGGTCGCCGTGGCTGGCGTGCTGTACGGCAGCCGTCACGTCCCACGGACCGCTCCGCCGAAGGTACGTGGCCATTCCACGCCGGAGTCCAGCGGTACCTATCTGGCTCTGCAGTTCAACGCGATCACCGGGCACGTCGAGCATGCGCGACTGCACGTTTACCGCTCCACCGATCGTGTTAGGGCCGTAGCGAACCGGCACCGTGCCCTTTGCGACGGTGATCGACTCCACGACACCGGCTGGAATCAGGCTCACGTCGACCCGGTTGTCCCACGGCACGTTCAGGAGGGCGCCGTCAAAGAATTGCGCCGTCTGCCGGTCGCCGGCGTTCCGGAAATAGAGGAGCGTCTGTCCTCGCGAGTTGGTCTGGACGTGCGTGCCCGGGATCAGGAGTCCGAGGTCGGACACGGCGGCGGCGTCCTGGCCGCGGATGGCGGCGGGTTCGATGCGCTGCACCGTCGTCGCTGTGCGGCTGGGGGCGCTAGTGCGTTCTTCGACGACGATCTCGTTTAGCGTGTACGGGGAAAGCGAAAGGGCGACGTCGAGGGTTGCTGTTCGGCCTGAAGAAATCTCGACGTCCCGGGCGGCGGGCTCGTAGCCGACGCGTGTAAAGACGAGGCGATACGTGCCGGTCGGCAGGAGGAGCTGAAAGGCACCGGTGGAGTCCGTGCTGGTGCCGTCCTTCCCGGCGCGCACTGTGACGTTCACGCCAGCGAGCGGCGTCCCCTGGGCGTCGATTACGGTCCCCCGGACGAAACCCGGACCTGGATCCGTTCCGGGCTGATGTCCTTGTGCCCATGCCCGTTCAGCGGGTCCGAGGGCAAGAAATAACCAGGCGAAACCGATGAGTATACAGACGGCTGTCCTTCGCATAACGTCAGCTACAGGGGGAGAAGCGGGGAGGTGGG
This DNA window, taken from Longibacter salinarum, encodes the following:
- a CDS encoding TonB-dependent receptor, coding for MRRTAVCILIGFAWLFLALGPAERAWAQGHQPGTDPGPGFVRGTVIDAQGTPLAGVNVTVRAGKDGTSTDSTGAFQLLLPTGTYRLVFTRVGYEPAARDVEISSGRTATLDVALSLSPYTLNEIVVEERTSAPSRTATTVQRIEPAAIRGQDAAAVSDLGLLIPGTHVQTNSRGQTLLYFRNAGDRQTAQFFDGALLNVPWDNRVDVSLIPAGVVESITVAKGTVPVRYGPNTIGGAVNVQSRMLDVPGDRVELQSQIGTAGLRRGMATYLRRSGPWDVTAAVQHASHGDQPVPDEADLPFSQPDADRRVNTDRTLTSAFVRGSYRFDGKAQVGVSALHVDASQGVAPESHVDPAEARVRYWRYPTWKKSMLMASGRAPLGEQIVLRGALWGSRFEQDIYQYQSVAYDALTETQNDRDWTGGTRLLLTRQGETGSLTAFGTFLRTQHRQAIVPYGPQGAEADSVEIFGQRLYNVGLEGDLELTDLLTASGGISWDGTATPTTGPFPARGAFSAVNATLGLTATWSTGWTVRTTAGRKTRFPTMRELFGAALGKFVPNPNLSPVTAWIAEAGVQRQTGRVQGGATLFLSRTTDAIDQRTFQSGPNAGREQRINLGGSRVVGVEVTGAVRPVDALTLDGHLTWSRPRGLPDGGDAQKLDEKPAWVGTGTATWTPGKLTFTGQLHHTGGTYARTEANTFTRLPRAWIVDLRAAYDLSIGAAWSSELFIRVDNLTDDATYLQLGLPGPGRQTRAGLSVTL
- a CDS encoding methyltransferase domain-containing protein gives rise to the protein MTSSDPAVSDPDEAAPGGPVPRLGPHVPSDWWRTLFDETYLFTDADVLTPAITAREVDHLLDHTGLGTDDVVLDLCCGHGRHALELARRGFRKISGLDQSEYLLEVARSSARNEGIDIPFALGDARDLPFGAASFDAVLLLGNSFGYFEKEEDDRRVLNEVSRILRPGGRVVLDLTDGDHTRASFHPRSWEWVGDHHLVCRERELVDGRRLVVREIVVDIRRGIEEDRFYAERLYGRRQILEVLDASGFRGATIIPMKGESSRGDDLGLMQHRFLVTACSASSPQTRLATGNGQMSPSKPSSDRDGSRKASKEVQAMLSKSPSWFVRSGPPPGRGGSPRRFVAVLLGDPRLPDETKLGGIFDDDDFEVLERLRAALSELDLYEFMYLDEHDRLLENLRIFGPSVDLVFNLCDEGLRNVPRQELHVPAVLELLNLSYTGAGPQCLAHCYDKSIVRGVASEMGIRVARGFYLSSEAVLQTVLRAADTDLSYPVIVKPNAADNSMGMTNRCIARNRDELRAAVASVWDQVGNTRPLLIEEFLTGADLTYGVIGNPASGFLSLPISQDDYSSLPEGSPPFSGYEAKWVPESPYWTDVTAVPAQLPEAVAGRIRRDSHRLFARLECRDYARFDWRLDARGIPHLLEVNPNPGWSWDSHLVEAAAFAGMSYASVLASILEAAYQRLSVRTE